The stretch of DNA TGGTCAAAGGTTCAAATGAAGATTTAGTTATCTTACTGAAGGAAAAAGGTTTGCTGGATGATGAGAATGAGAACCTGAAAATAAAGATCAACACTATACATAGTTCATCGAAGGAATACATTGCAGAGATTCTTGATGAAGTAAATACAGAAAATTCAGGTAAGTGATAACATGGAATTTTTTTTAGATGAAAATTCGGACTCTGTTAGTTTTCAATCCTTCTTGTTTTACTATGTATTTTGTTTTGAGTCCAATGTTCTGCTATATGTCTGGCTCTATTTCTTGTATTTCATTCAACTGTGTCCACTAACTTCTTACCCTAGTGATCCACCTTTTGGTCATCTAGTTATCATGCATAAAATTTTTATTGTTGCACGGGATCACTTATCTCATCAATCATCTTCTCATTTGACAAGAGAAGAATATACTTATGTGCTATTCGCCTATTTTGCTGTGTGCAATGTGCAGTTCAGCTCATATATGTTCACTAGTTTATTGATCAAAGAGCTGGTTATTTGACCATGAACTACGACTATCTTACTCATTCTtacaagatttttttttttccaATTCTTCACCTTTCAACTGGAATCCATCCtaccccaccccaccccacctGTCTTGTGTCAGGGCTCTCCTTATTTTTTACCATTGTTCTCGCACAAAAACACAAAAGTATAGGAAAACTCATTTGACTAACAGGGGTCTCACAATAAAACACAGACATGAATATCTTCAAGTCTGAGATAGATCAACTGAACACTTATTTGGCGTCTACTAAATCAGAGTGAATCAATGAAACCCTTGCTTCATATTTCAGACAGGAGATTACAGCCTAGAGGTTAGTTGTACAGCTGCGAGCCTGCGGAAGCCAGTAAGAGTGAGGCTGCAGTAGAAGCAGAGTCAGCATTGGGACACGGATGAGAGTGCTTTGGTCAATGTAGCTACTTGTTAgatggaaagaagaacaaggaaTCATGGCACGCCCACAGAGACAGGAAGAGACTGGTATGCATTGGCGATGTCATTAACGTGACGACATCATATCTGTAGTAGCAATCTTTGGTGAGGATATTTCCAATTATTTCAGTGAATGGCGTATTGGACAAGAGGCTTTTACTGATGGAATTTGGCCTAAATAGCGAAAACAATAATAGCAAAGGGGAATGCATATGAAATTGCATAACTGTAGATGCCAAATGAAGAAATTAAACTTTCCATAGTGGCAAAAACAATATTTTTTGATGAAAAAGATACTATCCGCAGTGCTCCAGAGTTTTCATATCATTGTTCCTCTATCAGTTGATTTATTAATAACTTGTCATTAAATTCTATTTGGATACACACTTGAGTACCATattctacctaaagctaaaccTCTTGTTTTCTTGACTGCTGCAGTTCTGGAGTCTGAGCTACGGTACAGGATTTCTGAATATAAAGATATTCTGAAGGATATAAACAACCTGAAGGTTCTGTTTAGTTCAAGCAATTCATAGGACTGATCCGTGTCAGGGCAGGTATATTTGCTCTGGCCTGACAATCAAATTTGTTGTTTGATTGTGATTTTTCTTGTTGATGAGGTAGCCCACCACGTCATAAAAAAAAAGACATACAAGGCTGCTACTGACATCTGGATGAAGGGGAAAAATGACAGATTCTCCGGTATCTTAATACCAATAGTTTGTACTCCCTCTGTTCGTAGCAAAATCTATGTatctaaattttcaaaaacgGTCGTATGAGCACAATTTAGAATAGAGGGAGTACAATCTTCTTTTCTGAGAAGAGAAAGAAACATA from Panicum hallii strain FIL2 chromosome 3, PHallii_v3.1, whole genome shotgun sequence encodes:
- the LOC112887969 gene encoding uncharacterized protein LOC112887969 isoform X3 is translated as MKHSETEKDYLDKESVLLKEVSVAEFELNGLIQVAAAETDLLKVTEGNLEFQKVALNGIQKRLSDKMERFINESRGFQANMVKGSNEDLVILLKEKGLLDDENENLKIKINTIHSSSKEYIAEILDEVNTENSVLESELRYRISEYKDILKDINNLKVLFSSSNS